One window from the genome of Ammoniphilus sp. CFH 90114 encodes:
- the grpE gene encoding nucleotide exchange factor GrpE, with amino-acid sequence MEEKNQAEQEFLESEVKGEVQEETVDSAELEQNDPLAALKQEAEENYNRYLRVQADFDNFRKRTRKEKEELQKYASLPLIEGLLPALDNLERALAAGQNTGEHSDSLIKGVEMVFRQIQSVLEQEGLKQIEAQGNPFDPQFHQAVMQEESAEYEAGIVIQELQKGYVLKDRVIRPSMVKVSS; translated from the coding sequence ATGGAAGAAAAAAATCAGGCTGAGCAGGAGTTTTTGGAGTCGGAAGTTAAGGGAGAAGTACAAGAGGAGACGGTTGATTCTGCTGAATTGGAACAGAATGATCCGTTAGCGGCTCTAAAGCAAGAGGCGGAAGAAAACTACAATCGCTATCTTCGGGTTCAAGCCGACTTCGATAACTTCCGCAAGAGAACTCGTAAAGAAAAGGAAGAGCTGCAGAAATACGCTTCACTTCCTTTGATTGAAGGTCTTCTGCCCGCTCTTGATAATCTTGAGAGAGCACTTGCTGCAGGACAAAATACGGGGGAACATTCCGATTCCTTGATCAAAGGTGTAGAAATGGTGTTTCGTCAGATTCAGTCCGTGTTAGAGCAAGAAGGTTTGAAGCAGATCGAAGCCCAAGGGAACCCTTTTGATCCCCAGTTTCACCAGGCTGTCATGCAAGAGGAAAGTGCTGAGTATGAAGCAGGTATAGTCATTCAGGAACTACAGAAGGGTTATGTACTAAAAGATCGTGTGATTCGTCCTTCCATGGTGAAGGTTAGTTCTTAA
- the dnaK gene encoding molecular chaperone DnaK encodes MSKVIGIDLGTTNSCVAVMEGGEPVVIPNAEGNRTTPSVVSFKSGERIVGETAKRQAITNPNTIMSIKRYMGTNHKVEAEGKDYTPQEISAIILQKLRADAEAYLGEKVEKAVITVPAYFNDSQRQATKDAGKIAGLEVLRIVNEPTAAALAYGLEKSDDQTILVYDLGGGTFDVSILELSEGFFEVKATSGDNKLGGDDFDEVIINFLVAEFKKENGIDLSQDKMAVQRLKDAAEKAKKDLSGVLTTTISLPFITADATGPKHLEVTLSRAKFEELSASLVERTMGPTRQALQDAGLQPSQIDKVLLVGGSTRIPAVQEAIRKYTGKEPHKGVNPDEVVALGAAVQAGVLTGDVKDVVLLDVTPLSLGIETLGGVMTKLIDRNTTIPTSKSQVFSTAADSQTSVEIHVLQGERSMAADNKTLGRFQLTDIPPAPRGIPQIEVSFDLDANGIVNVKAKDLGTGKEQKITITSSSGLSDEEIDRMVKEAEANADADKQRKEEVEVRNEADQLVFSTEKTLKELEDKVDSAEVAKANDAKEKVKTALQGTDIEAIKAAKEELSEIVQQLSVKLYEQAAQAQAAGAQTEADPGTANNKENVVDADYTVVEEDKK; translated from the coding sequence ATGAGTAAAGTAATCGGTATTGACCTAGGAACCACAAACTCTTGTGTAGCTGTAATGGAGGGCGGAGAACCTGTTGTTATCCCAAATGCAGAAGGAAACCGTACCACGCCATCCGTAGTATCCTTTAAGAGCGGAGAGCGTATTGTAGGAGAAACAGCGAAGCGCCAAGCGATTACGAATCCGAATACGATTATGTCCATTAAAAGATATATGGGGACGAACCACAAAGTAGAAGCAGAAGGAAAAGATTATACTCCACAAGAAATCTCGGCTATTATCCTTCAAAAGCTTAGAGCTGATGCGGAAGCTTATCTTGGCGAAAAAGTTGAAAAAGCGGTTATCACGGTTCCTGCTTACTTCAACGATAGTCAGCGACAAGCTACAAAAGACGCTGGGAAAATTGCGGGTCTAGAAGTATTGCGTATTGTTAACGAACCAACGGCTGCTGCTCTTGCCTATGGATTAGAAAAGTCTGATGACCAAACGATCCTTGTATATGACCTCGGTGGTGGTACGTTTGACGTATCCATTCTTGAGTTGTCTGAAGGCTTTTTTGAAGTAAAAGCAACTTCTGGTGACAATAAGCTAGGTGGAGATGACTTTGACGAAGTCATTATTAATTTCTTAGTAGCTGAGTTTAAGAAGGAAAACGGTATTGACCTATCTCAAGACAAGATGGCTGTACAACGTCTGAAGGATGCAGCAGAAAAAGCAAAGAAGGATCTTTCCGGCGTTTTGACAACCACGATTTCTCTTCCGTTCATTACAGCTGATGCCACTGGACCTAAGCACTTAGAAGTGACTCTATCTCGTGCTAAGTTTGAAGAGTTATCTGCTAGCCTTGTGGAAAGAACGATGGGACCTACTCGCCAAGCTCTTCAAGATGCTGGCTTGCAACCAAGCCAAATTGATAAGGTGCTCTTGGTTGGGGGATCTACTCGTATCCCAGCAGTACAGGAAGCCATTCGCAAGTATACAGGAAAAGAACCGCATAAGGGTGTAAATCCAGACGAGGTTGTAGCCTTGGGTGCAGCCGTTCAAGCAGGCGTATTGACTGGTGATGTCAAAGATGTAGTTCTACTAGACGTCACTCCGTTATCTTTAGGGATCGAGACACTTGGTGGAGTGATGACGAAGTTGATCGATCGTAATACCACCATTCCTACAAGCAAGTCCCAAGTCTTCTCTACTGCTGCAGACAGCCAAACCTCTGTAGAAATTCACGTTCTTCAAGGGGAGCGTTCAATGGCAGCAGACAATAAGACGCTTGGACGTTTCCAACTAACTGATATTCCTCCAGCACCTCGTGGCATCCCACAAATCGAAGTATCCTTTGATCTCGATGCCAATGGTATTGTGAATGTAAAGGCGAAAGACCTTGGAACTGGAAAAGAACAAAAGATTACCATTACATCTTCTTCTGGATTAAGTGACGAAGAAATCGACCGCATGGTAAAAGAGGCAGAAGCCAATGCGGATGCCGATAAACAGCGTAAAGAAGAAGTAGAGGTTCGCAACGAAGCTGACCAACTTGTCTTCAGCACAGAGAAAACACTCAAAGAGCTTGAGGATAAAGTGGATTCAGCAGAAGTAGCTAAAGCAAACGATGCCAAAGAAAAGGTGAAAACAGCTCTTCAAGGTACAGACATTGAAGCGATTAAGGCGGCGAAAGAAGAGCTTTCAGAGATCGTTCAACAGTTGTCCGTAAAGTTATATGAGCAAGCTGCTCAGGCACAAGCTGCGGGTGCGCAAACAGAAGCAGACCCTGGCACTGCTAACAATAAGGAAAATGTAGTAGACGCTGATTATACAGTTGTAGAAGAAGATAAAAAGTAA
- a CDS encoding 16S rRNA (uracil(1498)-N(3))-methyltransferase, which translates to MQRYFVDQKNVAPDRQEIIIVGDDVAHITKVMRSTVGTRFICCDEQGSCYVCKVEGMEKDKVICRMEEQLLESRELPIKITIAQGLPKGDKMEMVIQKGTELGAHVFVPFTSSRTVVQLDAKKEQKRVERWSKIAKEAAEQSHRQFVPSIQPLHSWKQLLNLAKEYDVALLAYENEQAGTLHEAFGRLQAGSRVLLAIGPEGGFSELEVREAMEYGFLSVSLGKRILRTETAALYGLSCISYYYEQLGGR; encoded by the coding sequence ATGCAGAGGTATTTCGTCGACCAGAAAAATGTAGCCCCAGATAGACAAGAAATCATCATTGTGGGTGATGATGTTGCCCATATTACAAAAGTAATGAGGTCGACTGTCGGAACTAGGTTCATTTGTTGCGATGAACAAGGCTCCTGCTATGTCTGTAAGGTCGAGGGCATGGAGAAAGACAAAGTAATCTGCCGTATGGAAGAACAACTCCTAGAGAGCAGAGAACTTCCTATCAAGATTACGATCGCACAGGGATTGCCCAAAGGAGATAAAATGGAGATGGTGATCCAGAAAGGGACGGAATTAGGAGCCCATGTTTTCGTTCCCTTCACCTCTTCACGAACTGTGGTTCAATTAGATGCTAAGAAAGAACAGAAAAGAGTAGAGCGCTGGTCTAAAATTGCTAAGGAAGCCGCTGAGCAATCCCATCGGCAATTTGTTCCAAGCATACAGCCGCTTCATTCCTGGAAACAGTTGCTGAACCTAGCGAAGGAGTATGACGTTGCCCTTTTGGCCTATGAGAATGAACAAGCAGGGACGCTTCACGAAGCTTTTGGCAGGCTTCAAGCTGGATCGAGAGTTCTACTGGCCATCGGACCAGAAGGTGGCTTCTCCGAGTTAGAGGTAAGGGAAGCTATGGAATATGGTTTTCTGTCGGTATCACTCGGAAAGAGAATATTACGTACAGAAACCGCTGCTCTTTATGGGCTTTCCTGTATCTCGTATTACTATGAACAGTTGGGAGGTAGGTAA
- a CDS encoding NUDIX hydrolase has translation MLKEISAGGVVFRRRGEQLDLLIIEDRYMKISLPKGKQEPGETMEQTALREVKEETGIDGRVVEPLEVIYYQYYHPQIGPINKEVHYYLVEALGGELTPQIEEINKVTWMEPDRAWAVQMSSGYENNHSVMDKAFTLLNLKKGNLS, from the coding sequence ATGTTGAAGGAGATATCTGCCGGCGGGGTCGTGTTTCGCAGACGAGGTGAGCAATTAGATTTACTCATTATAGAAGACAGGTATATGAAGATTTCTCTTCCTAAGGGAAAGCAAGAACCTGGGGAGACTATGGAACAAACTGCATTAAGGGAAGTAAAGGAAGAAACAGGAATAGATGGTCGGGTAGTGGAGCCTCTAGAAGTGATCTATTATCAGTATTATCATCCACAGATCGGTCCGATTAATAAAGAAGTTCACTACTATTTGGTTGAAGCGTTGGGTGGTGAATTAACCCCACAAATCGAGGAGATCAACAAGGTTACGTGGATGGAACCAGATAGGGCTTGGGCTGTCCAGATGTCCTCAGGTTATGAAAACAATCATTCCGTTATGGACAAGGCGTTCACCTTATTAAATCTAAAAAAGGGGAATTTATCATGA
- the deoC gene encoding deoxyribose-phosphate aldolase: MKPLNEYIDHTLLKPEVTREQIIQLCQEAKEHKFAAVCVNPVWVGLCGEQLAGTKVQVATVVGFPLGANTSEVKAYETKQAVEQGATEIDMVLNVGALKSQDLEWVKNDVAAVVDAAKGKAIVKVILETGLLTEEEIAQASRLSVEAGAHFVKTSTGFGPGGATVPHIKLMRSIVGPEIGVKASGGVRDYETAKAMIEAGATRIGASAGIAIVTGEKGSTEGY; this comes from the coding sequence ATGAAACCATTGAATGAGTATATAGATCACACGTTGCTAAAACCTGAAGTAACAAGAGAGCAAATTATCCAGCTCTGCCAAGAAGCGAAGGAGCATAAGTTTGCAGCGGTTTGTGTGAACCCTGTATGGGTGGGTCTGTGCGGGGAACAATTAGCTGGTACAAAAGTTCAAGTGGCAACAGTTGTTGGTTTTCCATTAGGGGCTAATACTTCGGAAGTAAAGGCTTATGAAACAAAGCAAGCAGTAGAACAAGGGGCGACTGAGATCGATATGGTTTTGAATGTAGGTGCCCTTAAATCTCAGGATCTTGAATGGGTGAAGAATGACGTTGCGGCTGTTGTAGATGCGGCAAAGGGTAAAGCGATTGTTAAAGTTATCCTAGAGACCGGCTTACTTACAGAAGAAGAGATTGCTCAAGCCTCGCGTCTATCTGTAGAAGCGGGTGCTCACTTTGTGAAGACGTCGACAGGGTTTGGGCCAGGTGGCGCTACAGTTCCTCATATTAAGCTGATGCGGAGTATTGTGGGGCCTGAAATTGGAGTAAAGGCATCTGGGGGTGTTAGGGATTATGAGACGGCGAAGGCGATGATTGAAGCGGGAGCCACTCGTATTGGTGCTAGTGCCGGGATTGCTATTGTTACAGGGGAAAAAGGGTCAACTGAGGGTTATTAA
- the mtaB gene encoding tRNA (N(6)-L-threonylcarbamoyladenosine(37)-C(2))-methylthiotransferase MtaB: MPTVAFQTLGCKVNHYETEAIWQIFKQGGYDQVPYEEDSDVYVINTCTVTNTGDKKSRQVIRRAVRRNPEAIVVVTGCYAQTSPAEVANIPGVDIVLGTQGREQLLSLIEEYRSHREPINAVKNIMKTRQFEELEVPDFTDRTRASLKIQEGCNNFCTFCIIPWARGLMRSRDPENVLEQARKLVAGGYKEIVLTGIHTGGYGEDLEHYNLAKLLRDLDQVEGLQRIRISSIEASQITDEVIDVLRSSDKMCRHLHIPLQAGDDQVLKRMRRKYTVEEYRKKIEQIREAMPGVAITTDVIVGFPGETRELFENGYQFIQDIQFAEMHVFPYSKRTGTPAAKFEHQIPEEIKNERVQRLIQLSNHFSLEYSKQFIGDVLDIIPESAYSDDSGEQNLFYGYSDNYLKVIFKGTPDLIGKMVRIRLDEPGVEFCKGTFLRELDLAALTS; encoded by the coding sequence ATGCCTACTGTTGCCTTTCAAACACTTGGCTGTAAGGTGAATCATTATGAAACAGAAGCCATTTGGCAAATTTTTAAGCAAGGTGGATATGACCAGGTTCCTTATGAAGAGGACTCTGATGTCTATGTCATTAATACTTGTACGGTTACGAATACAGGAGATAAGAAAAGCCGGCAGGTGATTCGTCGTGCAGTTCGGCGAAATCCGGAAGCTATTGTCGTGGTAACGGGATGTTATGCCCAAACCTCTCCTGCTGAAGTGGCTAATATCCCTGGTGTCGACATTGTCCTCGGGACGCAGGGGAGAGAGCAGCTCTTAAGCTTGATTGAGGAATATCGAAGTCACCGAGAGCCAATTAATGCGGTTAAAAATATCATGAAAACTCGCCAATTTGAAGAATTGGAGGTTCCTGATTTTACAGACCGCACTCGGGCGTCTCTTAAAATACAAGAAGGTTGTAACAACTTTTGTACCTTTTGCATCATTCCTTGGGCACGAGGGCTCATGCGAAGCCGTGATCCGGAAAATGTTCTTGAACAAGCCCGGAAACTTGTGGCTGGAGGATATAAAGAAATCGTCCTTACAGGCATTCATACCGGCGGGTATGGGGAAGACCTGGAACACTACAACCTGGCTAAGCTTCTTCGTGATCTGGATCAGGTTGAGGGACTTCAACGAATCCGCATAAGCTCCATTGAAGCAAGTCAAATTACGGACGAAGTTATAGATGTGCTAAGGTCCTCCGATAAGATGTGTCGACATCTTCATATTCCTTTGCAGGCTGGGGATGACCAAGTCTTAAAGCGCATGCGCCGAAAATATACGGTAGAAGAGTACCGGAAAAAGATCGAGCAAATCCGTGAAGCTATGCCGGGAGTAGCGATTACGACGGATGTAATCGTAGGGTTTCCAGGTGAGACGAGAGAGTTGTTCGAGAACGGATATCAATTTATTCAGGACATTCAATTTGCAGAGATGCACGTCTTTCCTTACTCCAAGAGGACGGGAACCCCTGCTGCGAAGTTTGAGCATCAGATCCCTGAGGAAATAAAAAATGAGCGTGTACAAAGACTTATACAGCTGTCTAACCATTTCTCTTTAGAATATTCCAAGCAATTTATTGGTGATGTATTGGATATTATTCCCGAAAGTGCTTATTCAGATGATTCCGGAGAGCAAAATTTATTTTATGGCTACTCTGATAACTACCTGAAGGTTATATTTAAAGGTACCCCAGATTTAATTGGGAAGATGGTAAGGATTCGATTAGATGAACCTGGTGTTGAGTTCTGTAAAGGAACTTTTCTGCGTGAGCTAGACCTTGCCGCGTTAACATCATAA
- the dnaJ gene encoding molecular chaperone DnaJ has translation MSKRDYYEVLGLSKGASEDEIKKAYRKLARQYHPDVNKAPDAEEKFKEVKEAYDILSDSQKRAMYDQYGHAGTDPNAGFGGAQDFGGGFGDIFDMFFGGGGGRRNPNAPRQGADLQYTLSMQFKEAVFGKELDIEIPKDMECDTCHGSGAEPGSKVETCTTCRGTGQQEQVANTPFGRVVNRRTCTACGGRGKMIQVKCSDCRGAGTVKKRRKIHLNIPAGVDEGAQLRVPGEGEPGLNGGPPGDLYVVIRVKQHEFFERDGYDIYCKVPITFTQAALGDEIEVPTLDGKVKLKVPAGTQTDTYFRLRGKGVPHLRRNAQGDQHVRVVVVTPTNLTEKQKDLLREFGEISGVKPSEEEASFFDKMKRAFRGE, from the coding sequence ATGAGTAAACGTGATTATTACGAAGTCCTCGGCTTAAGCAAGGGAGCTTCCGAAGACGAGATAAAAAAGGCCTATCGCAAGTTGGCACGTCAGTATCACCCTGACGTAAATAAGGCGCCCGACGCAGAAGAAAAGTTTAAAGAAGTGAAAGAGGCTTATGACATCCTAAGTGATTCTCAAAAGAGAGCGATGTATGACCAGTACGGACATGCGGGTACGGACCCTAATGCTGGCTTTGGCGGCGCTCAGGATTTTGGTGGCGGTTTTGGAGATATTTTTGACATGTTTTTTGGCGGCGGTGGCGGCAGGAGGAACCCGAATGCGCCAAGGCAAGGGGCCGATCTTCAATATACGTTATCCATGCAATTTAAAGAAGCGGTTTTTGGGAAAGAATTGGATATAGAGATTCCTAAAGATATGGAATGCGATACGTGTCATGGTTCGGGTGCAGAGCCTGGAAGTAAAGTGGAGACCTGTACCACTTGCCGAGGAACCGGTCAGCAAGAGCAGGTGGCCAATACCCCATTTGGACGTGTAGTTAACCGGAGAACGTGTACAGCTTGTGGTGGAAGAGGCAAGATGATACAAGTTAAGTGTTCAGATTGTCGTGGAGCAGGTACGGTCAAGAAGCGCAGAAAAATACACTTAAACATTCCTGCAGGTGTCGACGAAGGGGCACAACTTCGTGTACCAGGAGAAGGCGAACCTGGTCTAAACGGAGGACCTCCTGGAGATTTGTACGTCGTCATCCGTGTAAAACAGCATGAATTTTTTGAGCGAGATGGATATGATATCTACTGTAAGGTGCCGATTACCTTTACGCAGGCTGCTTTAGGGGACGAAATTGAAGTGCCGACCCTTGACGGGAAAGTGAAATTGAAGGTTCCTGCTGGAACTCAAACGGATACGTATTTCCGTTTACGTGGAAAGGGAGTTCCACATTTGCGACGTAATGCACAAGGGGATCAGCATGTCCGAGTCGTTGTCGTCACACCTACGAACTTAACGGAAAAACAAAAGGATCTTCTTCGTGAGTTTGGAGAAATTAGCGGAGTGAAGCCATCGGAAGAGGAAGCTTCTTTTTTTGATAAGATGAAACGCGCTTTTCGCGGGGAGTAG
- the prmA gene encoding 50S ribosomal protein L11 methyltransferase encodes MKWSEISIHTTQEAVEAVSNILHEAGASGVVIEDPEMLHREWDVSYGEIYQLSPNDYPEEGVIVKAYLPINGHIAETVEEIKQRVQSLEAYDIPIGRAEITLAEVHEEEWAIAWKKYYKPVRISERITITPTWEDYTPASEEELIIELDPGMAFGTGTHPTTVLCIRALEKYLQSGDEVIDVGCGSGILSIAAAKLGAKSVLAMDLDEVAVKSTFLNSELNQVEGKINIKQNNLLEGISTPVDLIVSNILAEIIVRFVDDAYSLLPLEGMFITSGIIGQKEQEVREALIQAGFDVIEVQELEDWVSIVAKKK; translated from the coding sequence ATGAAATGGTCGGAAATCAGTATTCATACAACGCAAGAGGCTGTAGAAGCCGTGTCTAACATCCTTCACGAGGCAGGAGCAAGCGGGGTCGTCATCGAAGATCCAGAAATGTTGCATAGGGAATGGGATGTATCTTATGGTGAAATTTATCAGCTCTCTCCGAATGATTATCCTGAAGAAGGAGTTATTGTCAAAGCATATCTCCCAATCAATGGACACATCGCGGAAACCGTCGAGGAAATTAAGCAGAGAGTACAAAGCCTAGAGGCTTATGATATTCCGATTGGGCGAGCGGAAATAACTTTAGCTGAAGTCCATGAAGAAGAATGGGCTATAGCATGGAAAAAGTATTACAAGCCAGTAAGAATTTCTGAACGAATTACCATAACCCCTACTTGGGAAGATTATACTCCGGCATCGGAGGAAGAACTGATTATTGAGTTGGATCCGGGAATGGCCTTTGGAACAGGTACGCATCCGACAACTGTCTTATGTATCAGAGCTCTAGAGAAATATCTTCAATCAGGGGATGAAGTCATTGATGTCGGATGTGGTTCAGGTATTCTAAGTATTGCCGCAGCCAAACTTGGGGCAAAATCCGTTTTAGCTATGGATTTGGATGAAGTTGCAGTAAAATCCACCTTTCTCAACTCGGAATTAAATCAAGTTGAGGGCAAAATAAACATCAAGCAAAATAATCTTCTTGAAGGCATCTCCACTCCAGTGGACTTGATTGTATCCAATATTTTAGCTGAGATTATTGTGCGCTTTGTGGATGATGCCTACTCCCTGCTCCCATTAGAAGGGATGTTTATCACTTCGGGAATTATAGGTCAGAAGGAACAAGAGGTAAGGGAAGCATTGATTCAAGCGGGCTTTGATGTTATTGAAGTTCAAGAGCTTGAGGATTGGGTTTCCATTGTTGCGAAAAAAAAGTAG
- the hrcA gene encoding heat-inducible transcriptional repressor HrcA, translated as MLSTRQIQILHAIVDNYIRHAEPVGSRTISKREDVGYSSATIRNEMADLEELGFLEQPHTSAGRIPSQKGYRFYVDHLVQPSQLTQGDVFNIRQLFAEKYYAFEQITQQTAAILSGLTNYTSIVLGHEVVDARLKHIQIIPLNSDTAVAIIVTNSGKVQNKTINVPDGVPIGEIEKLVNFLNSKLVGIPLHDLRMQIQRELSTELQKLMDNYQTAIKILEDTFMNEELEEKVVLKGTTNIMMQPEFRDVEKVKEILDFLEQNEQLLKHFSPSTPGIQVRIGTENREDAISNCSIISATYHVDGQPVGTIGILGPTRMEYGKVISIVDFLAKDLSLALERFYKGKKT; from the coding sequence TTGTTATCCACTAGACAAATCCAAATCCTTCATGCCATCGTAGATAATTATATTCGTCATGCTGAACCTGTCGGGTCCAGGACGATTTCGAAGCGAGAGGATGTAGGCTATAGCTCTGCTACCATTCGTAACGAAATGGCCGATCTAGAGGAGCTGGGTTTTTTAGAGCAGCCCCACACTTCAGCAGGCCGGATCCCTTCGCAGAAAGGATACCGTTTCTACGTCGATCATCTGGTTCAACCTTCCCAGCTTACGCAAGGCGATGTTTTTAACATTCGGCAATTGTTTGCTGAGAAATATTATGCTTTTGAGCAGATTACACAACAGACGGCAGCGATTCTCTCAGGTTTGACTAATTATACATCGATTGTTTTAGGTCATGAGGTAGTCGATGCCCGGTTGAAACATATACAGATTATCCCTTTGAACTCCGATACAGCGGTTGCGATTATTGTAACCAATTCAGGTAAAGTTCAAAATAAAACCATCAATGTTCCGGACGGTGTTCCTATCGGGGAAATTGAAAAGCTCGTCAACTTCCTGAATAGTAAGCTTGTAGGTATTCCACTGCATGACTTGCGAATGCAGATTCAAAGAGAGCTGTCTACCGAACTGCAAAAGTTAATGGATAATTATCAGACTGCCATTAAAATTCTGGAAGACACCTTTATGAATGAGGAGTTAGAGGAGAAGGTTGTACTTAAGGGTACGACCAACATCATGATGCAGCCCGAGTTCCGAGACGTAGAAAAGGTGAAGGAAATCCTGGATTTCCTAGAGCAAAATGAACAACTTCTCAAGCACTTTAGTCCATCAACACCAGGAATCCAAGTGAGAATCGGCACCGAGAACCGAGAGGACGCCATAAGTAATTGTAGTATCATTAGTGCTACCTATCATGTGGATGGGCAGCCCGTCGGTACAATAGGGATATTAGGACCAACAAGGATGGAGTATGGAAAAGTAATTAGTATTGTAGATTTCCTTGCGAAGGACCTCTCGCTAGCGCTCGAAAGATTTTATAAGGGCAAGAAGACATAA
- a CDS encoding TCP-1/cpn60 chaperonin family protein — translation MNRSLESGQKTGDERLTTLMNNVNAIRAVSSAVEGTLGPKGLDTMLVDEQGEVIVTNDGVTILELMEVKHPAARMLIKIATAQQEKVGDGTTTATILASALVQEGATQVHRGVPVSQVITGIRKAVRYALARLTDLSKPISELGDPHLARVAYVASRENQDISDLVMEACHLVGYEQLICEDWRLSDLVFPCIGEENEVFEGVLLRRTPVSKQMPTSLSAPEILVLEDALAPEEIDEEALGTETGFQRYLDNKEAFKYNLEKIADLGVSLIVCQRSCDPYAEEFCIDRGITVLHRVAKEEISRLADHTGAKPMKRMGLSKSSTELAELLGKADEFRVDDRSGRVRIERGRGKATATMVVGAATAEVVGERGRIARDAAASVQAAVKGGVVAGGGCAEIALYREIESWRTTHIEGLEGYGVDAVLAALQKPMSQMMVNAGFNPLEKLEEVRASQRSFGSSSIGLDYTTGKVQDLLESGIIDPALVKHYALKAAGEVAESILRIHTVIRMKSHADEPE, via the coding sequence ATGAACCGTTCTCTAGAGAGTGGGCAGAAAACGGGAGATGAACGGCTGACGACGTTAATGAATAATGTTAATGCGATTCGCGCTGTTTCATCCGCTGTTGAAGGGACGCTCGGACCGAAGGGCTTAGATACGATGCTGGTGGATGAGCAAGGTGAGGTCATTGTTACCAATGATGGTGTGACCATTCTAGAGCTGATGGAAGTCAAGCATCCTGCTGCACGAATGTTGATTAAGATTGCCACGGCTCAACAAGAAAAAGTGGGGGATGGCACAACGACAGCTACGATTCTAGCTAGCGCCCTGGTTCAGGAAGGGGCAACTCAAGTACATCGAGGGGTTCCGGTGTCACAAGTGATCACTGGGATCAGGAAGGCCGTGCGCTACGCTCTAGCTCGCTTGACCGATCTTTCTAAGCCTATCTCAGAGCTGGGTGATCCTCATCTAGCAAGAGTAGCCTACGTTGCTTCGAGAGAAAATCAGGATATTTCTGACCTTGTGATGGAAGCCTGTCACTTGGTTGGGTATGAACAACTGATTTGCGAAGACTGGAGGCTTTCTGATTTGGTGTTTCCCTGTATAGGGGAAGAGAATGAAGTGTTTGAGGGGGTTCTCTTAAGACGAACGCCTGTCTCTAAACAAATGCCTACTTCTCTATCCGCTCCTGAGATTCTCGTATTGGAGGACGCCTTGGCCCCGGAAGAAATTGATGAGGAAGCATTAGGGACAGAGACAGGTTTTCAGCGTTACCTTGATAATAAAGAAGCGTTTAAATATAATCTTGAAAAGATAGCGGATTTGGGAGTATCTCTTATTGTCTGTCAGCGTTCATGTGATCCTTATGCAGAAGAGTTTTGTATTGATCGCGGTATTACCGTATTGCACAGAGTTGCAAAAGAGGAAATAAGTCGATTAGCAGACCACACAGGCGCTAAACCCATGAAGAGAATGGGTCTTAGTAAGTCTTCAACGGAATTAGCCGAGTTGCTGGGAAAAGCCGACGAATTTAGAGTAGACGACCGTTCAGGCAGAGTCCGAATTGAACGAGGCCGCGGGAAGGCAACCGCAACCATGGTTGTTGGGGCAGCTACGGCAGAGGTCGTAGGAGAACGTGGGCGAATTGCTAGGGATGCGGCGGCCTCTGTTCAAGCAGCCGTGAAGGGCGGAGTGGTAGCTGGGGGTGGATGTGCCGAGATTGCCCTGTACCGTGAGATTGAGAGTTGGCGTACAACTCATATCGAGGGACTTGAAGGTTATGGGGTGGATGCCGTTCTTGCAGCCCTTCAGAAACCGATGTCTCAAATGATGGTAAACGCCGGTTTTAATCCGCTAGAGAAGCTAGAAGAAGTTCGCGCCTCTCAACGGTCTTTCGGATCCTCCTCCATAGGTTTAGATTACACTACGGGTAAGGTGCAAGATTTATTGGAGTCTGGAATCATTGACCCTGCTTTAGTTAAGCATTATGCCTTGAAGGCTGCCGGTGAGGTAGCGGAAAGCATTCTTAGAATACACACGGTGATTCGCATGAAATCCCATGCTGATGAACCTGAATAG